Genomic segment of Aquarana catesbeiana isolate 2022-GZ linkage group LG09, ASM4218655v1, whole genome shotgun sequence:
CTCAGGCAAAGTAGGTGAGgcttaattaaagtggttgtaaagcctaaacttttttaccttaatgcattccttgcattaaggtaaaaattgtttAGGTGTCAGTATCCCCCTTCACcccctattttacttacctgagccctcattcgatccagcgccgtgcatgtctgcagctcttctcttccctcacttctgggtctcactggctttgctggggcacagaGAGCCATTGGCTCACAGTGCTGCCAATTAAAGCCAGTGACGAGAGAGCAAGGGGGGGCCTGagtcctgctgtgtgtgtcaatggacgcagcagcagggctcaggtgcaagcagcttcccatgggggcactggacagaggggaggggccaggagcgccgcctGTGGGGCACTCTGTGCaatgcacagagaaggtaagtatagacctgatttgtttttttttttgtttttttaaatttaccttaagccctggttcacattgatgagatttggcatgtcaaatcggcagctattgcccccaaatcggtgcgacgccgactttgcgattctcaaaagtagtttctgtactactttgggcAATTTCAATAAACATCTGTGTAGGAAACCGCAcaggatgtctctgaaatcgttggACTGAcaagcgggaatgaaattgtgcgagttcagctgaactcgtacaatTTCAATCTTGCACCCaagtgaaccagggcttacaatCACTTTGACGATTAAACATACATATTTGGCTGCACAGACTGAACCTGGAGAGGAAGGGCGGTGGGGGCGGCATTTAGTGAAACTGACAGGCTGTATTTTTCTCAGCAATGCCAGCAATGCTCGCTTGTCCTCCTCTTGCTCCCACCAGGATTCAGATCCTGCAGAGAGGAGAATACAGCCCATCAGTTCCACTAAATGCCACCCCTCCTTTCTCTCCAGGTTCCTCTAACTTGTGTTGCCCGGCGCCCCATGTGCTCCCTTGGCCCCTACATCCACCTCCGTAGCACTGCCAAGTCCCCCTCCTCACCTCCcccgccagctgctgcaggggatgtttcaggatgagtTGGAggtaaggggctggtaaatatataATTCACCAGCCCATTCCTTTTCTGAATTAACAGAGTCAGTTATATGAATGAACACAGCCAGTGATCGGTACCTTAGATTGCATTTCCCATTCATTCTCTAtccagtacagctgaggctgcagagaaatggactggggtatctctgttctcagtccctttctctgtctcaaacgtgagacatcagggatatgcttagacccctgatatttcaccaaagccccctgacGGGGCTCCTAAAATAattgcccaaaaaaaaacaatattgtaaaaATTCATTATAaaactactgacattgtccactgctctgacaccaacCTCTCTGCCCGACTGTCACTGTCAACTGTTCTACTGACAACATCTGCTGCCCTACTGAAATCAACCTCTGTACCCTACTGTCACCATTCACGGTCTACTTACTCTGtcaactgacactgtccactgctctactgactgacatcatctacaggtcttaaaaaaaaaaaaatagataaataaaaaaggcATCGAACCCCAGTAGgtcaggtagatctccatctctcaaaggttgcctacccctgtactaCAGTATATTCCAGACTAAGCAGCAGCCAGCCTGTTCGGACATGTAAAAATTTgtttgatccaagctggaccaaacaaattttttaaagtGTCAGGAAACTTTTAGGAACCAGCACCAATTTTAAGCAGAGAAAATGCACATAAAACTGTCTATTTGCTGGTTTTAGCAATTATTTTTTCAGACAAATTCATTATCCTCATGCAACCACTATACAAaacttaagctgggtatacatggacagtttttttgttcaaccagcaggttgaaggaaaaaaaaaaaactgacagattcctgcatccacacaaaaTGTGGATGGGGAATATCCCCAGccgcgctattgtattctgacagcagggaccccCTTTTTTTTGAATGTATGCATTTctaacagtgtactgtatgtggttttcatttggtaaagtccattcattccaaaactcAAATGTTAAATGCAAAGCAAACTACTTTCGAAAAAcattcaaatgttctgagaattttcatacaaatttttgtTAGAAATGTTActggtgtatacccagcttaaggtAAGGGAAGGGACTTGAACAAGTTTTCCATCTCTTGTTTTTGTCTTACCTACAGACACCAATATATTCCATTTCATAGGATATGGAAGTCTCCTCTTCAAAGCACTCTGGATTATCATTGCAGTGACAGTACCTGCAACACAGATAAGAATATAATATCATttttaattatataatataatCTTATTGAGATATCACTGAAAGGTAAATGAGGAGCTGGACTGTCTATAATTGCAGCTATTGTTCAATGTTGTAAATATTTTCATAGGACAATTATAAAATGTAAACTAAAGGAAATGTTGTTGGCTATGGAAATAGAGAAGACCACTGAGACTCCATATACACTGCTTTTGTGGGGAAGACTGTGCACTTATCATTTCAGCTACAATATTAGCTACTACTGATATCTACTGGGACTGCTGCTTCTCTGATAATTGACAACATACTGTTTATTCAACAAGGTTTAGTGCATGCAGCATATGTAGTCTCTCAGAGAACACAGTGCAATCCGTAGGACCTGTCAAGGTGGACTTTAAGTTGTCAGCTGGCCATGTTGgactttaaagtgaatctgtcactCAAAGCTTCCTTCAGCACTAATCTGTCACCAGTGTTGTGTAAATTCAGTGCAGAGGTGAGTATGCAGAGGAACAGTTTAGCCCAATTAGTGTCAATGCTTGTGTTTGGGTGTGGAAGGTTTGGTTTTAGGGTCTCACTTAAAGatatactaaacccacagcagtaaaatcagtctgtatatgcagtaaagcatgcttgttatactcaaccTTCctatggaacctaaggagttaagcctctgcattgcgtaaaaatgctgtttgagcctgtcttctctgatcctccccttctacagtccccaattcatctcctgataaaacagagccctagggggtactctgcacatgctcagtttggtgtgtaatgctagagagtttttattttgGAGGGTGCAGGGGatcggtacagggccaatcagcactgtccagacagagggttagtggtcctgcagcctcataggacaatcaggggagaatgacaactcctcatacaagctttaaccagtgcttggctggacactgatagacgtcacaaaactgctatgtactgctgataagaaaagttatttagcagtttatatttactaaaataattgcattttcatgttctgtgtactgtgggagtccagatatagtgaatgcagggtccaaagtttagtaacactttaagctgggcaTACACTAATCAAAGTCCCTGCTGAATtgactgaattttgatcagtgtttgATTGTCCCTGCTACACAGAAGTCAATCGTTCAATCGGCTTCTGCCAAAAAGACAAGTTGGAAAACTTTTTTTGTCGATTGGTGGCTGTAGCCGCTGAACagagtattctgacagcagcaggtcccactttcagaatacaatgtcttTGCAGGgatattcctccatccaccttgtttgtgtggatggaggaatcctgctggctacacaaaaaaaaaaaaaaatgaatacctgTCTATGGCCAGGTTTAGGGGTTAATATTACCCTTTTTTGCAAATTTAAAATAGTTGACTTTACAGCACTGTTTATGctgcacatttggggggggggggggggttaggaagcAATAATAGAGAGCTACATCTGGCCCCTGTTGTGATAACTGTGCTGCTGTGCTGAAACCACTATGCGTCGCAGGAGGGTCAGTTGGAGACAGAAGAACAAGGAGGAAGACTTTTTTCCCCCACCATCCGACTTTCAAGTGGCATAGGAAAGAACAGAAGGAGATGGGGGATGCTTGGGAGGAATGGACAGCTCTGCACTGGACACAGTGGAATAAGGAGCCAGGGGACATTCAGGGGCATAGCTTAGGGGTGTGAAGTCTGCTCTCATGTCCCCAGGCTCTCCTATAGGAAGTGTCACATTATTGAGGTGGATGGAATTGGCAAAGTAAGCACAGCAGGATAGGATGGGAGTGGGAAAAAGGTGGGAAGGGCGAGAccattagtggggggggggggtgttttgccaGATTGACTCACTGGCAAAATGAAACTCTGATTATTCATTACCATCAATAGAAAATGAAACTATGCTGACAAAACTAAACTCTAACTGACCTTCTTTATTAAGAATGTAAAGCAATATGACCGCCAGATTAACAGAAGGAAACCGTGAGTCAGTAAACTATTATTTTAATAGCTACAGGGACAATCCATCTTGATCATTTTATCCGGGAAGAATCCATTTCAATTGCAGGAAGGCTTGATAAGTCATGTTAGTACCTGTGATAAAAGTGACCACCCCCTTCATGAAGGCTTGTGACTGACATGATGCATATCCTGATAAACCCTGCAAGAAATAAAGTGATAGTAAGCATATCAGTGACTTTCAATGTGCTGCAAAGTAAGTCACTAAGTGGTGTTCTCATGCTTTTCAAATGCCTAATTCCAGACATATTGTCTTTATTTTTGTAGTTTTGATTGAGTTCAGATatttcaggtttttatttctgtttattgCCCCCTAGGGGGAAATGTCCCTTTTTTTCTGATCCCTGTGACACTCATACATGAAATGGAGAATACAGCTATTACCAGAAGAGAAATAAAAACAGTCTCAAATGTTTTAACTACgggaactacaaaaaaaaaaaaaaaaaaaaaacacaacttgcaGTGAACTGCAGTTACTGACTTTaaaaaatcaggtacttaccagtCCATGAAATCCAACGCTGTCTTCCTGTAGCTGATTCTTCTCATGGTTGGGTGTCCTGTCCATGGAACTGTCATCTTGGATTTAGGAGCTAGCTGTGATTTCCTGATTCATCAAAGCTAGCTCCCCACTGCAAGTGCACACGACCATGTGAAAAAGAAGGGTTCTCGAGTCTGGAGTAAGGTAAATATTACTACTTTTTTCTTATCCCCTAAAATTATTGATCACTCAGTTTTTGCAGCGCAGGGGGCAAGTGCTTATCTTGTGAATGGGCCCGACTACATTACATTCTTCTGTTTCAAAATAAAAACCTTCCCCcgagatcttggggggggggggggggagtgtttttttgttaaccagaaAAATGTAGCGTCTTATGGTGCAGGATGAGCAGCGTGACGTCATGTGCTTCTTCATGCACATTGGTAGTATGAAAACATTATGAGTAAATACATAATTATACTATAATTAATTATACTATACAATATGGAGGTACTTTGGAGAATGGGGTTTTTTTCCCCAGTTaatttgacctatttttttttttttttttttaacaagaaaaatctACCTCCTATTTACTTAATTTTAATTCCTCTTCCTTGACAGGGTCAGATCATATAGACATTCTTTCCAACATACTACAATACTCATTCGATCCGCTTGCATGCTCCAGAACAGTGGATGAATCCAGGAAATGCATAGAGATACTATATGCCGTGTTTTTGCTCATTATGTTTTACTTGACTGATTTTACTATATGTATTATGTGATAATTACTGCcagcaattaccgtatttatcggcgtataacacgcaccccaagtttaggagggaattttaaggaaaaaaaacgagAGACGAGATTGCTGGcagtgtatctcggctccgacgaatccctgtagtcttggcgccatatttgaatctacccacggctgtgtatgtcggcggcgatcgcggcaattgctgcgatcgctccgatcacacaaaatcggcggggatcggcctataacacgcacccacgattttcccctgattttcaggggaaaaaaagtgcgtgttatatgccgataaatacggtatgtggcAATGTGCCATTATTGTATGTATATCTATGTAAATTAACTGTATTGGATATTTATGCCTACTCATGATTACCATCATGTAACATAACCGATTTCCAATAAATTTGAACTTTTACACCTgcatgcttcatctaaagtcccaattctCTGTCCCCTTTTCTCCTTTAGATAGGAATGGTGGCAATTGACTTTTCCAGGTCAccgcctcacttaaagtcccaatgctctccttttccttttttattccGATGGACCAGcaagtgtaaacagacttgtgtccatttaccccTGCCTAGCTCCAATCTGGTCCACTAAAAAGAAACTGAAGGGGACTTGTCGTCCTCCATCTGGCTGGATTGAAGAGAAGTTGGGTGTAAATTGACAGTGAAGTCCATTTACACCTGTCTGCCTATACAGTGCAGTGAACTTTGTCCATGTCCGTTGTGCATAAACGGAGCGAACACAAACTTCCCATCCCcctgctctgctcagcaggggGATCAGCAGACAGGAAGCTGGTCCCATTGGATAGCGATCTGTAGCCCAAACTGAGAGCAGTCTGTCACAACTCAGTCTTTGTGCTGAGGGTACACTCAGTGAGCGCGCTCTCAGCACAACAGCCGAAAAGTGATGCATATGTGTGGTGTGTGGGTGCTGAATGCCACCCTTCTGTTGCTGCACATATGTGTTGGGTGGTTGGAAAGGGGTTAAACTGATGACAGATCCTCTGTGAACCCTGAGCCTCGTGACTCAGAATTCCAACAACAGTTCCTCATTCCTCTGTAATTCCCCAATCTAGATGAGTGAATGTACTGATATGTGGAGGTCACATTCCAAAATCTATGCTCAGCAACAGGAATGTGTTCAACCCCACACcacggactacatgtcccagcatacCCACCCAGCCCCTCATCACAAAGTActaccatcaccccccccccccccccgccgctggaaATGCTGCTCACACTTTGAGGACTCACCCTAAAATTATTGCtttcacacacacacttttcataaCTATTTTAtagtggggtttttatttttgctttgacTTTACTTGAcaaaagtatgatttttttttttttttttttttttttgctgttacctgtatacagtggggcaaaaaagtatttagtcagccaccaattgtgcaagttctcccacttaaaaagatgagagaggcctgtaattgtcatcataggtatacctcaactatgagagacagaatgtggaaacaaatccaatcacatggtctgatttttgaaagaatttatttgcaaattatggcggaaaataagtatttggtcaatatcaacttttctcacagcgcggccaaagttttcacactcagctccgagacacacagcgggagatgcccgcagactgtgtaatccaggcactgactacagtaagGGTGTGATTATGGGCATggcgagacagcattatgggcacggtgaggctgcaattatgggcacggtgaggctgcgattatgggcacggtgaggctgcattatagccatggtaaggctgcgattatgtaGTATATAGTGGAGGAGGGAGTGCCcacaaagcggccccagggcaggcagcctaccgatcaaaaaaattgatcaaaaaaattaacgattaatcgaggaattaatcattaatttccccagccctaatttatatatatatatatatatatatatatatatatatatatatatatatatacacatatacacatacactttTAATAACTATTTtatagtgggttttttatttttgctttgacTTTACTTGACAAaagtatatatgattttttttttttgcttttacttgtatacacttaaaaaaaaaaaaatatatatatatatatatatatatatacatacatacacacacacacacatacatacatacattctaATTCTTCCCTGTTTTCTACATTGTAATTGTGAGTTTGATTATGTATCTGAAGCTGTTCCTCAGTGTAGTGCATGCTGGGACTGGTAGTTCCTCAGTGTGGTGCATGCTGGGACTGGTAGTTCCTCAGTGTGGTGCATGCTGGGACTGGTAGTTCCTCAGTGTGGTGCATGCTGGGACTGGTAGTTCCTCAGTGCTCTGCTCCCTGTACTCTGTGCTGATAAATCTGGCATACATGGCCTCAGACAGCCCATCCACACCACACACCGGGTGCCTGGCCGCCACCTCATCGTCCACCCTGGATAAGCCTAGGTTCACCATCCAGCTGATCTCCGTCCCCGTAGAATCCAATCTCTCCTTCTGCTGCCCGAGCAAGGACTGAACACTTCCGTGTTTTGCGTTCAGAATCAGAGCAGCGCCACCTACAGGCCAGGGATTCAGGAGGAAACCAAGCTTACTATATATACCATATAATCAGCTCATATTTTTTGCTCGCTGTCCCAGGAACACCAGAgaaggctgttcactttacaagtgaattatccccagagcttaaggaatgtggtgaaatttcactttgcaaagaatacctgatCGGGGACAAGGAAAatattaaaaactgcatttttgcttgtatatgatcgcataatagaagtcagcagagcttcacctcatccaTTAAGTGCTGGGAAAATTCTCTAGCAaagcaatctatttgcctttagtaaatcaacccctgtgcatgggtgtccgcaggtaggggcaaggggggtcaagtgtgCGAATCGGCAAGGTGTCTGCACACAGAGACGGGTGTCCGTCCGTTAGCAGTCCTTGCAGGCATGGCggatatagctcccaactgtccctgatttcaagggactgtccctgatttagagcaatgtccctctgtcctcctcatttgtccatcattttagTCTGATCTTTATGGTTGTATATaatatgcattttttatcttttaaaacgtgttccccagcgctaaacctttcatctaaattctaaattgctgcatttgtaaattttaaaagccaatataatggaatagtagtggttaaccgcatcccgaccgcctcacgcagatatactgcggcagaagggcacatacaggcagattaacgtacctgtacattgccctttaagaggcggctcgcgggtacgcgcccgccgggagctccgtgaccgcaaTCACGGgtcccgcggggatacccgcgatcgtcttatggtgaggaagaatggggagctGCTAATGTAAACaaccatctccccgttctgcctagacaGTGTCAATGATCTCTGCTCCCTATGATCAGGAGCTgcgatcagtgtagtgtaacacacagcccctcccccccacagttagaaacactccctaggatacacttaacccctacagcaccacctagtggttaaccccttcactaccagtgacatttttacagtaatgcaatttttttagcattgattgctgtattaattccaatggtcccaaaaatgtgtcaaaattgtccgatgcgtccgccataatgtcgcagtcacgataaaaattgctgatcgccgccattactagtaaaaaaaaaaaatttatcaataaaaatgccataaaactatcccctattttgtagacgctataacttttgcacaaaccaatcaataaacgcttattgcgatttttttttttctttaccaaaaatatgtagaagaatacatatcgacctaaactgaggaaaaaaaatgtttttaaatattttttggggatatttattatagcaaaaagtaaaaaataatgcgttttttttcaaaattgatgctattttttggtttatagcgcaaaaaataaaaaccgcagaggggatcaaataccaccaaaagaaagctctatttgtggggaaaaaaaggacgtcgcacaaccgtgcaattgtcaattaaagcgacgcagtgccgaatcgcaaaagtgctttgatcaggaagggagtaaattcttccggggctgaagtggttaaaaaaaaagcccttgtggatttatttaacctttttttttttttttttggttaattctcctttaagggggagtgtcctatgcctacatacatttgctagtaggtgtccctcattacaaTTTCAAAATGTTGGGATGCATGACAGCGGGGAGGAGAGGGGGCGCCAGATTGCGATCTGCACTATGCTCATAATACTCAGGAGAAGATCTTCAGCAACTTGCCCCGCTGTCACACTACCCCATACACTGACCTCAGGCTGTACTTACCTCCTTCTCTGTAACTGCAGCCTTAGTAGACAGGAGAAGGACGATCCTCCCAGGTTTGGCTGCTATCCATGTCAGAGCAGTAGTGAGGGTGGATGGAACAGGAAGATAAAGTTCACTCTGCAGCCACTGTCCAGCCCAACAGTCACGAGAACTCACCCCAGGCCAGCGAAGAAGTTCCTGAAtccagccatggaagctgccattaaGGTGAAGTGCTAAATTATATTTATAGAACAAGCTGGGTTAGTGTCAGCTTGTTCTGTGTCATGATCTGTCTGTAATCAGTGCTTGCCGATTATTGTTTAATTATCAGTATCCAGCAACTGATAAGACCCCAGACCAGGACAATTATACTACTTTACCAGGCTCATTACAAATCTGTAATGGACATTTTTAAGGCTATATGTTTTGATTGCAAAGGAGGTGAGCGGCTGCAAGAATTCATTTCTGACCAAGCATGTGATCAGTTACATATTCTTTAAGGTCAGTTACAAATGTCTAAAAATCTgtccatatctcccaactgtccctgatttagagggactgtccctgatttagagcaatgtccctctttcctcctcatttgtctgtcattttggtctgatctatatagatgtatataaaatgcattttttatctatcaaaaagtgttttccagtgctaaacctttcatctgatttctaaattgctgtatttgtaaattccaaaagccaatataaaggaatattagtggtaaaaaaagcacttgtgggtttaaccaatcttgttttttttttgtacaattctcctttaagggggcatggcaaggggtgtgtcctatgcctgcatacttttgctgataggtgtccctcattcccatctcaaaaagttgggaggtatgatcttTCTCTCACTCAGTATAAATCATTTTGGGCATTCTGTATGTAGCTGTTAATATTTTACAAGAAATCTGTATTTTAGGCTAACTAAAGACACCTAAAATttagcgcagtttggcatcttcgcccttGTCACCAGATAACTTTGTCCCGGTACTGGCAGCGCTgcaaggtcagtgtcactgggcacaaTAGTAGACAGTAGcatttgtatggccacaataggagttATACAGTATGGACAGAATATCATCTTTATGCTTTTGTGCACATGTAACTACTATTGTGCCTATATAGATGCTGCTGCACCCATATAGAGGCACGCcagcatctatatgggcacaacagaATAAAGATGATATTCTGTCCATATAGATTTTAAAATCTCCACTGGCTTAAGCCAATGCTGCACCATGTAGgtgtagtttttattttattgattgcctaattgtatgtttatttatacctTCACTTGCTGTGCTCGCTCGCAGCATGTTTTGCATGTGGCTTAGATCTCCACGGCAAAACCAGGTAcactctctcccccaaaaagtgccaaatgtggcagtggaaggggggagggtgcagacaattggagcttccccttttgggtggagctctgctt
This window contains:
- the TMEM141 gene encoding transmembrane protein 141 — translated: MVNLGLSRVDDEVAARHPGLSGYASCQSQAFMKGVVTFITGTVTAMIIQSALKRRLPYPMKWNILVSVVAGSVASYSVTKRETEKCSRLWIYLEKGPHPQLHNTDYQQTTESDQNRKTRNKYGDQAE